A stretch of DNA from Enterococcus gilvus ATCC BAA-350:
GTTTTCCTCCGTTTCTTTTTAGATACTATTCTTCGCCAACCAACCGATCCAATTCTTTTTCCGTCATTCCCGGTTCCGGTGCCTTTTCATCTCGTTGTTCTTCTTTTGCGACACTCTTTTCAAAGGCAGCTGCGACGATCCCACCGATGACTGCGCCAACGATTACTAATGCAATCGTCGGTAAAGCGTCTGAAAAGACAGATGCCCCCTGCATGAAAGAGTCCCGAGCAATCCCGCAGACACCGATTGCAAGTCCCATATCCACGAATGCTGCATCGTCTTCGTTTCCGGTCAGATTAAGGTAATGATTCATAAACCACATTGGGCCAATAATAATTCCAGCTGCCAAGTACCCCCCAAAGATGCCAAAACTTCCAAGCTCATTCCAAACAGACATGACTATCGTGCCAGCGACCATATAACCTACCATGCTTCTTAAAAATTTCATTTTTCGCTCCTCACTTTCGTATTCAATAACGTCTTACAATTGGGCCAACTCTTGGATGATCGTTTCTTTCTTCTGACAAACAGTGGCCTGAACAGCCGCTGCAAATGCCCCTTCTACCAATGGACAATCCATGATTTCCGTTTTATCTTGCAAATCTTCTTCCTCAATCAAATCAATAGCCGTTTCAGAGCTCAATATAGCGCTTCCAATATCGCAAAAAATAAGAATATGATCACAATCCGAATTTGCTTCTATCGCCTCCATGATCATAACGGAATTAGTACCCAGCCGACCATCTCCAGTACCGCCTGCAGAAATGATTCTTACCGCATCACTGGTTCCTGTCATCTCTTCAATCATCTCTTTTGTTCCATCTGTAATTTTTTGACTATGGGAAACAAGAATAATGCCAAACATTTTATCCCTCCTTTACTCTTTTAACGGTGTCAACAATCGATGCATATTGTGTTGGTTTATGTCCGAAACGCCCTACAAACACTCCATCCACATTGTCGTCTGAAACAATCAATTGAACATTTTCTTGAGATACAGAACCACCATAAATGATGCGAATATTTTCCGCTGTCTTTCTATCGAACAACTCTTTGATGCATTCGCGAATCAGTCCATGCACTCGCTGCACATGCACCGCACTCGCCGCACACGTTTGACCAACGGCCCAAGCAGGTTCATAGGCCAAAATAACTTTTTCCGTTTGTTGTCCTTCAAGCTGGAACAAATCAAGAAATAACTGCTTCTTCATTAAGTCCTTGATTTCTTGATAGTCCTCTGTTTTCATGATTTCACCAATACACAAGACTGGTGTGACATCATAATTCAGGGCTAGGCGAACTTTTTGATTAATCATTTCATCTGTTTCATTGAAAATTGTCCGTCGTTCCACATGTCCGATCTCCGCATAGCTGCCCTTCATATCTTTCAACGATTCGATTGAAAATTCGCCAGTATAAGCCCCATTGGATTCAGGCGCAATATTTTGTGCGCCCAATCCTATTTCTGAATCTTTTAGGATCATCGCTACTGGGTATAGCACGCCCATTCCGGGACACATGAATTGTTCGATTTTTTTCTCATTTCCCACTTCTTCAACGATTGCATGAGCAAAATCTCGGGCATTGTCTATTTCGTTTTGGTACAGCTTTAAACTAATCCCAACAATTGGCTTCCGCATGATGATTTACCTCCTTTTACGCTTATTTTTCGAATGCTTCCCAGTCTTTCAAGAAAGCTTGAATTCCTGCATCCGTCAGTGGATGTGACCAAAGTTTAGGGAACAATGCGCCTGGTATTGTCGTAATATCCGAACCCAATTCTGCAACATCTTCTACGTGTTTCAGACTGCGTATACTAGCTGCAATGATCTCCGTCTGATAACCATATTCCATCAACACTTTTTTTAGATTACTGATAAGTGACAAACTGTCTGTAGCGATATCATCCAATCGACCGACAAATGGACTAACGTAGGTTGCACCAGCTTTAGCGGCCATCAAGCCCTGTGCAACAGTAAAAACTAATGTGACATTTGTCTTGATACCTTCTTTAGATAGTACATTGACGGCACGTAATCCATCTTCTGTCATAGGAATTTTTACGACCACATTTTCTGCCCAATTAGCGATATCTCTCGCTTCTTTCACCATAGTGTCTGTATCTAATGCAATGACTTCGGCACTGACGGGGCCCTCAATCAAATCGCATATTTCAGTAATCACTTCTTTAAAATCTCGTCCTTCTTTTGAAATGATTGTTGGGTTTGTTGTTACTCCATCCACCAATCCTAATTCATTGATTCGTTTAATTTCTTCCACGTTTGCTGTGTCCAAAAAGAATTTCATGCTTGTTCCCCCTTCTTATTTAGAGTATTCAGATTCCTTTTCCATAATCTGCTCAATTTTTCTACCTGAATTTCCTCCTTCAAAAGTAACAGACAAATATTCGTCGACAATTTTTTTTGCTACATCGATTCCAATGACCTTTGATCCCATAGTTATGATTTGTGCATTGTTGCTTAGTTGTGCTCGTTCAGCAGAATACGTATCATGCACTTGTGCTGCTCGTATGCCGGGAACTTTGTTTGCTGCTACAGCCATGCCGATTCCCGTACCACAGCATAAAATTCCACGGTCAACTTCTTCCTCCAGTACACCGTTTGCTACATGAAATGCGATGTTTGGATAATCAACCTCATCAGATGAATAGCACCCGTAATCCTTGACTTCATATCCTTTTTCTTTAATGTATGCCAATAATTCACGTTTCATCTCAAACGCATTATGATCCGATCCAAGTCCAATTTTCATTTTTTTCTCTCCTTTTTCTTTTCTTATCCACATGATAGCCACAAACTTTCGTTTTGTCAACTATTATTTTCGTTTACTTTCGTTTAATCAAATTAAAGAAAATTAATCGAAAGCAAAATGATTGTTTTCTGTTGTTTTTCTATTCCGAATGGTTTATACTAAAATCAATCAAAGATTCTGGAGGGATTTTTATGTATACGAACCAAAGAAGGGAAAAGATCCTTGTACTACTGCAAGAAAGGGAATCTGTCTCCGTGAATGATTTGACTGACCTACTAGCAGTATCTAAAGCAACCATTCGTTCAGACCTTAACTATTTGAGTGATAACAACATGTTGATCCGTACGCACGGAGGCGCTACGCGAACGA
This window harbors:
- a CDS encoding Lin0368 family putative glycerol transporter subunit; the encoded protein is MKFLRSMVGYMVAGTIVMSVWNELGSFGIFGGYLAAGIIIGPMWFMNHYLNLTGNEDDAAFVDMGLAIGVCGIARDSFMQGASVFSDALPTIALVIVGAVIGGIVAAAFEKSVAKEEQRDEKAPEPGMTEKELDRLVGEE
- the dhaM gene encoding dihydroxyacetone kinase phosphoryl donor subunit DhaM codes for the protein MFGIILVSHSQKITDGTKEMIEEMTGTSDAVRIISAGGTGDGRLGTNSVMIMEAIEANSDCDHILIFCDIGSAILSSETAIDLIEEEDLQDKTEIMDCPLVEGAFAAAVQATVCQKKETIIQELAQL
- a CDS encoding triose-phosphate isomerase family protein; this translates as MRKPIVGISLKLYQNEIDNARDFAHAIVEEVGNEKKIEQFMCPGMGVLYPVAMILKDSEIGLGAQNIAPESNGAYTGEFSIESLKDMKGSYAEIGHVERRTIFNETDEMINQKVRLALNYDVTPVLCIGEIMKTEDYQEIKDLMKKQLFLDLFQLEGQQTEKVILAYEPAWAVGQTCAASAVHVQRVHGLIRECIKELFDRKTAENIRIIYGGSVSQENVQLIVSDDNVDGVFVGRFGHKPTQYASIVDTVKRVKEG
- the fsa gene encoding fructose-6-phosphate aldolase, yielding MKFFLDTANVEEIKRINELGLVDGVTTNPTIISKEGRDFKEVITEICDLIEGPVSAEVIALDTDTMVKEARDIANWAENVVVKIPMTEDGLRAVNVLSKEGIKTNVTLVFTVAQGLMAAKAGATYVSPFVGRLDDIATDSLSLISNLKKVLMEYGYQTEIIAASIRSLKHVEDVAELGSDITTIPGALFPKLWSHPLTDAGIQAFLKDWEAFEK
- the rpiB gene encoding ribose 5-phosphate isomerase B, with product MKIGLGSDHNAFEMKRELLAYIKEKGYEVKDYGCYSSDEVDYPNIAFHVANGVLEEEVDRGILCCGTGIGMAVAANKVPGIRAAQVHDTYSAERAQLSNNAQIITMGSKVIGIDVAKKIVDEYLSVTFEGGNSGRKIEQIMEKESEYSK